A single region of the Selenomonas sp. oral taxon 920 genome encodes:
- a CDS encoding glycosyltransferase, with the protein MDKEQMRSLLEVSVEAVDYIAAVIEDGTDSPAVVELMDNLRRIAAAVEAETRGADGLLQKVYLYARNIQASMEELQRDPSLFARVFSCEIRPFILEMQRLWHLAAEVLSDEGRRAQHQAALMQAMRDLHHAPRMECTYDVSIVLCAYNKLEYTKAAVESIFAHTDFSSGRVELITINNGSDDGTREYFESLPHTKKINLKYNILGFNAAQYIAEGKYYVGYSNDVVATPHWLENLLVAMESDGRIAMAVPTCNEESVSNFQGIPVPYPNTFDGMEEMQRFAETYNYRKPTIWEDRSQLMPFLYIVPKRLHQLGLIDPIYTRGEFVDDDLSTLLRRTGWRQVLLKDTFMHHFGGVTLGEGRQKVPRNALDEMRRVYYEKWGVDAWESRGGFSGVEDIWRGHAFCGKEHVLMLEPRFGDLGCMILNQYRKEGGVPHMTAAVFDKRYLPDTEYLFDETITASSVEEAVVQSGCSYNLISAGCYLDELPLGDVVADIERLYALLAPSSILLLPVRNPGSAYELCHIMDTGTREIYSDLGEVNRFSSIPYGQLLTALDEHPLLNHYKMHTVAFEVDVPLMERLKPLFCLDGVACAEAEMSLSVRMGFLEIFKAC; encoded by the coding sequence ATGGACAAGGAACAGATGCGGTCTCTGCTGGAGGTATCCGTGGAGGCGGTGGACTATATTGCAGCCGTGATTGAGGATGGGACGGATTCCCCCGCCGTTGTTGAGTTGATGGATAATCTGCGCAGGATCGCGGCGGCGGTCGAAGCGGAAACGCGGGGGGCGGACGGCCTCCTGCAAAAGGTATATCTGTACGCACGCAATATTCAGGCATCGATGGAGGAGCTGCAGCGTGATCCATCCCTGTTTGCACGTGTGTTTTCCTGTGAGATCCGTCCGTTCATCCTCGAAATGCAGCGCCTGTGGCATCTCGCGGCAGAGGTTCTTTCGGACGAAGGACGCAGGGCACAACATCAAGCAGCATTGATGCAGGCGATGCGCGACCTGCATCATGCACCGCGTATGGAATGTACGTACGACGTGTCGATTGTACTGTGTGCATATAATAAGTTGGAATACACGAAAGCGGCAGTCGAGAGTATATTTGCCCATACAGATTTTTCGAGCGGGCGGGTGGAACTCATTACGATCAACAACGGTTCGGATGACGGTACACGAGAATATTTTGAGAGCCTGCCGCATACAAAGAAGATCAATTTGAAATACAATATTCTCGGCTTCAATGCGGCGCAGTACATTGCGGAGGGGAAATACTACGTTGGATACTCCAATGATGTCGTTGCCACACCGCATTGGCTTGAAAATCTTCTTGTGGCGATGGAGTCTGATGGTCGCATCGCAATGGCAGTTCCTACCTGTAATGAGGAAAGCGTATCTAATTTTCAGGGAATCCCTGTTCCTTATCCCAATACTTTTGATGGGATGGAAGAGATGCAGAGATTTGCGGAGACCTATAATTATCGAAAGCCTACCATTTGGGAAGATCGCAGTCAGCTGATGCCGTTTCTGTATATTGTCCCGAAGCGTCTTCATCAGCTGGGATTAATTGATCCAATATATACACGAGGCGAGTTTGTGGATGATGACCTATCAACACTTCTTCGTCGTACTGGCTGGCGGCAGGTGCTTCTTAAAGATACATTTATGCATCACTTCGGTGGAGTGACACTCGGTGAGGGGCGTCAAAAGGTGCCAAGAAATGCTCTTGATGAGATGCGTCGCGTTTATTATGAGAAATGGGGCGTGGACGCATGGGAGTCACGTGGCGGCTTTTCTGGTGTTGAGGACATATGGAGAGGGCATGCCTTCTGTGGGAAGGAACATGTCCTCATGCTGGAACCACGCTTTGGTGATCTTGGCTGCATGATTCTTAATCAGTATCGGAAAGAGGGGGGGGTACCACATATGACAGCTGCGGTTTTTGATAAACGGTATCTGCCCGATACAGAGTACCTCTTTGATGAAACAATTACGGCGTCCAGTGTAGAGGAGGCTGTCGTGCAAAGCGGCTGTTCATACAATCTCATTAGTGCGGGCTGCTATCTGGACGAGCTTCCTCTCGGCGATGTGGTCGCAGACATTGAACGGCTCTATGCGCTTCTTGCACCGAGCAGCATATTGCTTTTGCCAGTGCGTAATCCTGGCAGTGCCTACGAACTCTGTCATATTATGGATACGGGGACGCGGGAGATATATAGCGACTTAGGCGAGGTGAATAGATTTTCCAGTATTCCCTATGGGCAGCTTTTGACAGCTCTTGATGAACATCCGCTTCTGAATCACTATAAAATGCATACTGTAGCTTTTGAAGTCGATGTTCCTCTTATGGAACGGTTGAAGCCCTTGTTTTGTTTGGATGGTGTCGCATGTGCGGAGGCTGAGATGAGCCTTTCCGTGCGCATGGGCTTCCTCGAGATCTTTAAAGCTTGTTAA
- the rfbH gene encoding lipopolysaccharide biosynthesis protein RfbH, which produces MSEQEMREKILALVREYAEKYHAPKEGFAPGDRLPYAARVYDHEEMENLVESALEFWLTAGHYTEEFERGLAAFLGVKHCSLVNSGSSANLLAFMALTSPLLGERAVQRGDEVITVAAGFPTTVAPMIQYGAVPVFVDVSLPTYNVDVSLLEGALSARTKAVMIAHTLGNPFDLAAVKSFCDRHNLWLVEDNCDALGSQYTLSGTERYTGTIGDIGTSSFYPPHHMTMGEGGAVYTDSALLHRIVRSLRDWGRDCICASGQDNLCGHRFDRQDGELPRGYDHKYVYSHFGYNLKVTDLQAAVGVAQLKKLPSFVERRRHNFTHLKEALSDMEEFFILPTATEHANPSWFGFLLTCREGVERAKIVRYIEEHGIQTRMLFAGNLTKHPCFDAMRAAGKGYRIAGELTQTDRIMNDTFWLGVYPGLTDEKIDYMAQTVKDAVRVQ; this is translated from the coding sequence ATGAGTGAACAGGAGATGCGCGAAAAGATTCTCGCACTGGTACGGGAGTATGCGGAGAAATATCATGCGCCGAAGGAGGGCTTTGCGCCGGGGGATCGTCTGCCGTATGCGGCACGTGTCTACGACCACGAGGAGATGGAGAATCTTGTAGAGAGCGCGCTTGAGTTCTGGCTGACAGCGGGGCACTATACGGAGGAGTTTGAACGTGGTCTTGCGGCATTCTTGGGGGTGAAGCATTGCTCGCTAGTCAACTCCGGCTCGTCGGCGAATCTCCTTGCCTTTATGGCACTCACATCCCCGCTCCTCGGGGAGCGTGCTGTGCAGCGCGGCGATGAGGTCATCACGGTCGCGGCGGGGTTTCCGACGACGGTTGCACCGATGATTCAGTACGGTGCGGTGCCCGTCTTCGTGGATGTAAGTCTGCCGACGTACAATGTGGATGTGAGCCTCCTCGAGGGAGCCCTCTCCGCGCGAACAAAGGCGGTGATGATCGCGCATACGCTCGGCAATCCGTTCGATCTCGCGGCGGTGAAATCGTTCTGTGACCGTCATAATCTCTGGCTTGTCGAGGACAACTGCGACGCACTCGGCTCACAGTACACACTAAGCGGAACGGAGCGCTATACGGGAACGATCGGCGACATCGGTACGTCGAGTTTCTATCCGCCGCATCATATGACGATGGGCGAGGGCGGTGCGGTCTATACGGATAGCGCTCTCCTGCACCGCATCGTGCGCTCTCTGCGGGACTGGGGGCGCGACTGCATCTGTGCATCAGGACAGGATAATCTCTGCGGACACCGCTTTGATCGGCAGGATGGGGAACTGCCGCGCGGCTACGATCATAAATATGTCTATTCGCATTTCGGCTATAACCTGAAGGTGACGGATCTGCAGGCTGCTGTTGGTGTCGCACAGCTGAAGAAACTTCCGTCCTTTGTCGAGCGACGGCGGCATAATTTCACACACCTCAAAGAGGCGCTTTCGGATATGGAGGAATTCTTTATCCTGCCGACCGCAACGGAGCACGCAAATCCGAGCTGGTTCGGTTTCCTGCTGACCTGCCGCGAAGGTGTCGAACGAGCAAAAATTGTGCGTTATATCGAGGAGCATGGCATCCAGACGCGGATGCTCTTTGCGGGGAATCTGACGAAGCATCCCTGCTTTGATGCGATGCGTGCTGCGGGAAAAGGCTACCGTATCGCAGGAGAACTGACACAGACCGACCGCATTATGAACGATACGTTCTGGCTTGGTGTCTACCCCGGGCTGACGGATGAGAAGATCGACTATATGGCGCAGACAGTAAAGGATGCGGTGCGCGTACAGTAA
- a CDS encoding NAD-dependent epimerase/dehydratase family protein encodes MLKQYIVTGAAGFLGCNLVERLMREDDAHIYAVVRPDSPHNARIVDSEQCTLVFADLAEYAHLDKLIGEPCDVFFHLAWQGARDDFSIQYGNIVHTLSALEAAARLGCHRFICTGSQAEYGRQTQLITEATCPHPGDAYGAAKLAACALSRVRAAELGIEWIWGRVFSLYGKYEQEGRMLPALAESLREGKPFAFSSTGAQNWDYLYAADAADALLALVERGRTDEIYNIAHGDYRPLRDFVAEAQRTIAPNAAVSYGEGTGNFSLQASVDKLRRDTGWQPTTGFIEGLCRGYLL; translated from the coding sequence ATGTTGAAACAATACATTGTCACAGGTGCAGCGGGATTTCTTGGCTGCAACCTCGTCGAGCGGCTGATGCGGGAAGACGATGCGCACATCTATGCCGTTGTGCGTCCGGACTCACCGCACAATGCACGGATTGTGGATTCAGAACAATGCACACTTGTTTTCGCGGATCTTGCGGAATATGCACATCTTGACAAGCTGATCGGAGAGCCGTGCGATGTGTTCTTCCATCTCGCATGGCAGGGTGCTCGTGATGACTTTTCTATACAGTACGGCAATATTGTGCATACACTCAGCGCACTCGAAGCAGCGGCACGCCTTGGCTGCCATCGCTTTATCTGCACGGGCTCACAGGCGGAGTACGGGCGGCAGACACAGCTCATCACGGAGGCGACGTGTCCGCATCCCGGCGATGCCTACGGCGCAGCAAAGCTTGCTGCCTGTGCACTCTCTCGTGTACGTGCCGCAGAACTCGGCATAGAATGGATCTGGGGGCGCGTGTTCAGTCTCTATGGGAAGTACGAGCAGGAGGGGCGTATGCTGCCCGCACTGGCTGAGTCCCTAAGGGAAGGGAAGCCCTTCGCATTCTCCTCGACGGGGGCACAGAATTGGGACTACCTCTATGCAGCGGACGCGGCGGATGCGCTTCTTGCACTTGTCGAACGGGGGCGTACGGACGAGATCTACAATATTGCACATGGGGACTATCGTCCCCTGCGTGACTTTGTTGCGGAGGCACAGCGCACCATCGCCCCAAATGCGGCAGTCTCCTATGGCGAGGGGACTGGCAATTTTTCCTTGCAGGCATCCGTGGATAAACTGCGTCGTGATACGGGATGGCAGCCTACAACTGGATTTATTGAGGGGCTGTGCAGGGGATATTTACTGTAA
- a CDS encoding FkbM family methyltransferase encodes MTGNDWLQRLEEGLRNAAEQVQKVRGGKKEWLVFGTGSTTELYLPCFEAEGIDPIAYVDNNTSKYGTGYYGKPVVPASKIAGYADAAVLLCTDDRRTCREIGAQLCSIGIPYLLVAEYVYARHAQEIMENAAALDETSLAVYADRILAHLENRPLQHMEHAQYFAVPEFYGCAYREVFVDIGAYVGDTIEQYLNNRQGAFARIYAIEPNAASFAALSARVERLRREWALEDGRIRLIQAGIGKESCQGHVVPGSGTNAQLGSRISEEGASDEGETLVIYKVDDLFRDEHIGFLKADIEGRELDMLQGGINVIRRDRPKIAVCIYHNCSDMYRIFSYLREELTDYRFAVRHHAHSFAETVLYAYPVEMGG; translated from the coding sequence ATGACGGGAAACGATTGGCTGCAGCGTCTGGAAGAGGGACTGAGAAACGCTGCTGAGCAGGTGCAGAAGGTGCGCGGCGGTAAAAAGGAATGGCTTGTGTTCGGCACGGGCTCGACGACGGAACTTTATCTGCCATGTTTTGAAGCTGAGGGCATTGATCCTATTGCCTACGTGGACAATAACACATCCAAATATGGGACGGGCTACTATGGCAAGCCGGTTGTTCCGGCGAGCAAGATCGCCGGTTATGCGGATGCGGCGGTGCTTCTATGCACGGATGATCGACGGACATGCAGGGAAATCGGGGCGCAGCTCTGCAGCATAGGAATTCCGTACCTCCTCGTGGCAGAGTATGTTTACGCACGTCATGCGCAGGAAATCATGGAGAATGCAGCTGCTCTGGATGAAACTTCGCTTGCCGTCTATGCGGATCGGATTTTGGCACATCTCGAAAACCGCCCCTTACAGCATATGGAGCACGCACAATATTTCGCTGTGCCGGAGTTTTACGGATGTGCATATCGTGAGGTGTTTGTGGACATCGGCGCGTATGTCGGGGATACGATTGAGCAGTATCTGAACAATCGGCAGGGCGCATTCGCGCGCATCTATGCCATTGAGCCGAATGCTGCATCGTTTGCGGCGCTTTCCGCCCGTGTGGAGCGACTGCGAAGGGAATGGGCACTTGAGGATGGGCGTATCCGACTCATTCAGGCGGGGATTGGAAAAGAAAGCTGCCAAGGTCATGTTGTTCCCGGCAGCGGAACAAATGCACAGCTGGGATCGCGCATCTCTGAGGAAGGGGCATCGGATGAGGGAGAAACCCTTGTCATTTATAAGGTCGACGATCTTTTCAGGGATGAGCACATTGGCTTTTTGAAGGCGGATATTGAAGGTCGTGAACTCGACATGCTGCAAGGGGGGATTAATGTCATCAGGCGTGATCGCCCAAAGATCGCAGTGTGCATCTACCACAACTGTTCTGACATGTATCGTATTTTTTCTTATTTGCGTGAGGAGCTGACGGATTATCGTTTTGCCGTCCGACATCACGCGCATTCTTTTGCGGAAACTGTTCTCTATGCCTATCCGGTTGAGATGGGGGGGTAA
- a CDS encoding aldolase catalytic domain-containing protein, whose protein sequence is MEEKIVLLDCTLRDGAYITESHFGTPAIKGIIKKLQEARVDIIEIGWLKDKPHEEGTSFFHVPGDAVPYLVERSSRATYVAMIDWDRYDTEQLPPCDGTSINAVRVVFPHGKHREGIAVAKKIREKGYQVFLQAANTMAYSNADLEELVAEVNAFSPVALSVVDTFGAMYAEDLERIVSVMDAKLDKAVGLGFHSHNNQQLSFALTIRFIDLLETSGRTVMVDASLCGMGRGAGNATTELVASYLNRKKHGNYDLDAILDAIDTYMEPFQQAYTWGYSTPYFVAGLYQCHVNNIAYLQRNHRANARDMRNIIASLSQAERHKYDYDLLEQRYLENQSRHIDDEDAVRALRRAFEGRTVLLVAPGRSVIDKAQSVHAFIKKENPVVIGVNAICDGYTYDYLFFVNSARYDYAKNAHETTFAATKKIVLSSIQLEEADSELVLNFNRAIKRGWPHFDNAVISALRLFNSIGVKNVAIAGFDGFRHAYNESYADPSLPTLNPDNRWDELNVEIASMFADVRSRTKGSMEISFVTESLFDVDGRSPL, encoded by the coding sequence ATGGAAGAAAAAATCGTGCTGCTGGACTGCACACTGCGCGATGGTGCATACATTACGGAGTCACATTTTGGAACGCCGGCAATCAAGGGAATTATCAAGAAATTGCAGGAGGCACGCGTCGATATCATCGAGATCGGTTGGTTGAAAGACAAGCCGCATGAGGAAGGTACGAGCTTTTTTCATGTACCGGGGGATGCCGTCCCCTATCTCGTTGAGCGGTCGTCACGTGCGACGTATGTCGCGATGATCGATTGGGATCGCTACGATACGGAGCAGCTCCCGCCCTGCGATGGAACATCCATCAATGCCGTCCGCGTCGTGTTCCCGCATGGGAAACACAGGGAGGGGATTGCTGTCGCGAAAAAGATACGTGAAAAGGGATATCAGGTATTCCTGCAAGCGGCAAATACGATGGCGTACAGCAATGCGGATTTAGAGGAGCTCGTGGCGGAGGTCAACGCATTCTCGCCCGTCGCATTGTCCGTTGTTGACACGTTTGGTGCGATGTATGCGGAGGACTTGGAGCGCATCGTCAGTGTAATGGACGCAAAGCTTGACAAGGCAGTCGGGCTTGGTTTCCATTCGCACAACAATCAGCAGCTCTCCTTTGCCCTGACCATTCGCTTTATCGATTTGTTGGAGACATCCGGACGCACCGTCATGGTGGATGCGAGCCTCTGCGGCATGGGACGCGGAGCGGGGAATGCGACGACGGAGCTGGTCGCGAGTTATTTGAACCGCAAGAAGCACGGAAACTATGATTTGGATGCCATACTGGATGCGATTGATACCTACATGGAGCCGTTTCAGCAGGCATATACATGGGGCTACTCCACGCCGTATTTTGTCGCGGGGCTTTACCAGTGTCACGTCAACAATATTGCCTACCTTCAGCGCAATCACAGGGCGAACGCACGCGATATGCGCAACATCATCGCATCCCTGTCGCAGGCAGAGAGGCACAAGTACGACTATGATCTGCTGGAACAGCGTTATCTTGAGAATCAGTCCCGCCACATTGATGATGAGGATGCTGTTCGTGCATTGCGCCGAGCGTTTGAGGGGCGGACGGTGCTTCTGGTGGCACCGGGGCGATCCGTTATCGACAAGGCACAGAGCGTGCATGCGTTCATCAAAAAGGAAAATCCTGTCGTGATTGGCGTCAATGCGATTTGCGACGGCTATACTTACGACTATCTGTTCTTTGTCAACAGTGCACGCTATGACTACGCAAAAAATGCCCATGAAACGACATTTGCGGCGACGAAGAAAATTGTGCTGTCGAGCATTCAGTTGGAGGAAGCAGACAGTGAACTGGTTCTGAACTTCAACCGTGCCATCAAACGCGGCTGGCCGCATTTCGACAATGCCGTGATTTCTGCTCTGCGGCTGTTCAACAGCATTGGGGTAAAGAATGTCGCAATTGCGGGATTCGACGGGTTCCGCCATGCCTATAACGAGAGCTATGCGGACCCGTCTCTGCCAACGCTCAACCCGGACAATCGCTGGGACGAACTGAATGTGGAAATTGCCTCGATGTTTGCAGACGTACGATCCAGAACGAAAGGCAGTATGGAGATTTCGTTCGTGACGGAAAGCCTCTTTGATGTAGATGGAAGGAGCCCCCTGTAA
- a CDS encoding class I SAM-dependent methyltransferase, whose product MKILRTACPGCDTPTEKARHVFRRDFSAAASIMPFRAYDVCACPACGLFYAGNIEESMPLADYYAMLSRYEGASFVLSAPMKRVYEREAAFIAKHVGKEARILDIGCASGGLLGELQRHGYTHLFGLELSGKNCTHIKEHYGIEAYQGGLGNLPEPFEDSFDLVILSGVLEHLLDLRENLKECLSLLSAQGKLYLFLPDMEQFRTHADLYQEFSAEHINFFSRASLDALLLTFGMEAVSVARDEEAVCGVAGNLHGIWQHGAGSCSASSDNPEAVGENRRRDDAAMQEYLDACAELVEHVRRRVASELRGEKAFVWGAATQTALLFQMGVLSEENVFGVVDSNVNYHGQHAYVGTISPPAVLREHPNVPVLISSQYAQDEIASVIRDTMRLPNRIIKLF is encoded by the coding sequence ATGAAGATTTTGCGCACGGCGTGTCCCGGCTGTGATACGCCAACAGAAAAGGCGCGTCACGTCTTTCGGCGTGATTTTTCTGCCGCTGCTTCCATCATGCCTTTTCGTGCCTACGATGTCTGTGCGTGTCCCGCGTGTGGGCTCTTCTACGCGGGCAACATCGAGGAATCCATGCCGCTTGCGGATTACTACGCGATGCTGTCGCGCTATGAGGGAGCGTCCTTTGTACTCTCGGCTCCAATGAAGCGAGTCTATGAGCGTGAGGCGGCATTTATTGCGAAACACGTCGGCAAGGAAGCACGCATTCTTGATATCGGCTGTGCTTCGGGCGGGCTCTTGGGTGAGCTGCAGCGGCATGGCTATACGCATTTGTTCGGTCTTGAGCTGTCGGGGAAAAATTGCACCCATATCAAGGAACACTATGGAATCGAGGCATATCAGGGGGGGCTAGGAAACTTGCCCGAACCCTTTGAGGATTCGTTTGATCTTGTTATTTTGAGCGGCGTCTTGGAGCATTTGCTGGATTTGCGGGAAAATCTGAAAGAATGTCTGTCGCTTCTTTCTGCGCAAGGGAAGCTCTATCTCTTTCTTCCTGATATGGAGCAATTTCGGACGCATGCAGACCTCTATCAGGAGTTCAGTGCCGAACATATCAATTTCTTCAGCCGTGCCAGTTTGGATGCGTTGCTTTTGACCTTTGGCATGGAAGCTGTTTCCGTGGCACGCGACGAGGAGGCTGTCTGCGGCGTGGCGGGAAATCTGCATGGGATATGGCAGCATGGGGCAGGATCCTGTTCTGCCTCATCGGACAATCCGGAGGCGGTGGGTGAGAACCGCAGACGCGATGATGCGGCGATGCAGGAGTATCTGGATGCGTGTGCGGAGCTTGTAGAGCACGTTCGCAGACGTGTCGCATCAGAGCTTCGGGGAGAGAAAGCCTTTGTATGGGGAGCAGCAACACAGACAGCGCTTCTCTTCCAGATGGGAGTTCTGTCGGAGGAAAACGTTTTTGGTGTTGTGGATTCGAACGTCAACTATCATGGACAACATGCCTATGTAGGGACGATCTCTCCCCCTGCGGTCCTGCGGGAGCACCCCAATGTTCCCGTGCTTATCTCCTCGCAGTACGCGCAGGATGAGATTGCGTCTGTGATTCGCGATACAATGCGGCTCCCGAATCGCATCATCAAGCTGTTTTGA
- a CDS encoding thiamine pyrophosphate-binding protein: MKIKVSDYIADFLAAHGVHQVFSVVGGGAMHLNDSLGHHEALSTIYQHHEQAAAMAAECYTRLHGEMAALCVTSGPGALNAISGVVGAYQDSIPMIVLSGQAKSTLCIAGCGGKIRTIGGQEADVVSAVRNNMTKNAVMLMQPERVRYELEKAFFLAREGRPGPCWVDIPLDVQGMYVEETELEGYVTPAPEGRTDVHMAAKEVLAHLQEAERPVLYAGNGIRLSGGVEIFRRLRKVLGIPVVTCWGSIDLIATDDSLYVGRGGNMGDRAGNFAVQNSDMVLSIGASLSINQVGWDTKTWARAAYVAMVDIDPLEMEKWIVHVDLPICADAAEFMEALLHEAEGKTKSYVKWVERCEAWKARYPVVQERHRKAAGKVNLYAFLDAMSRNLPQNAVTIAANASATVAGSQAFYIKDGDRFLLNGAMGSMGYALPASIGACVANGKERVFCIEGDGSIMMNVQELQTIATNRLPIVLFVLNNEGYHQIRQTQSNVFAGHSFVGVGPASGDLGFPDFERLAAAFGLPYDCIGTNEGLADHVKKVLATDGPLLCEVIVSTDQPFEPKSATKRLADGSLFSPPLEDMAPFLSREELAENMIIPLVEERSTRKSEKK; this comes from the coding sequence ATATTGCAGACTTTCTTGCCGCACATGGTGTGCATCAGGTTTTTTCCGTCGTGGGCGGCGGCGCGATGCATCTTAATGATTCACTGGGACATCATGAGGCCCTTTCGACCATCTATCAACATCACGAACAGGCGGCGGCGATGGCGGCAGAGTGCTATACGCGGCTTCATGGAGAGATGGCGGCGCTCTGTGTAACGAGCGGACCGGGTGCGCTCAATGCAATCAGCGGTGTTGTTGGTGCGTATCAGGACTCCATTCCGATGATTGTCCTGTCGGGACAGGCGAAGAGCACGCTCTGCATTGCAGGGTGCGGCGGGAAGATTCGTACGATCGGCGGGCAGGAAGCGGACGTTGTTTCTGCCGTTCGCAACAACATGACGAAGAATGCGGTTATGCTCATGCAGCCGGAGCGAGTCCGCTACGAGCTCGAGAAGGCATTCTTCCTTGCACGGGAGGGGCGTCCGGGACCGTGTTGGGTCGACATTCCGTTGGATGTGCAGGGAATGTATGTCGAGGAGACAGAGTTGGAGGGCTATGTGACGCCTGCACCTGAGGGCAGGACGGATGTGCATATGGCGGCGAAGGAGGTTCTTGCGCACCTGCAAGAGGCAGAGCGCCCCGTTCTCTATGCGGGCAACGGCATCCGCCTCTCGGGTGGTGTGGAGATTTTCAGGCGGCTGCGCAAAGTACTTGGTATTCCCGTTGTCACCTGTTGGGGCAGCATCGATCTCATTGCAACGGACGATTCGCTCTACGTGGGGCGCGGCGGCAATATGGGCGACCGTGCGGGCAATTTTGCCGTGCAGAACAGCGATATGGTGCTTTCCATCGGTGCAAGCCTGAGCATCAATCAGGTTGGATGGGACACAAAGACATGGGCACGTGCTGCCTATGTGGCAATGGTCGATATTGATCCGCTCGAGATGGAAAAGTGGATTGTGCATGTTGATTTGCCGATCTGTGCAGATGCGGCAGAGTTTATGGAGGCACTTCTGCATGAGGCTGAGGGGAAAACCAAATCCTATGTGAAATGGGTGGAACGTTGTGAGGCTTGGAAGGCACGCTATCCCGTTGTGCAGGAACGCCACAGGAAGGCAGCCGGGAAGGTCAATCTCTACGCTTTTCTGGATGCGATGAGTCGAAATTTGCCACAGAATGCTGTGACGATTGCCGCAAATGCCTCGGCGACTGTTGCAGGAAGTCAGGCATTCTACATCAAGGACGGTGATCGTTTCCTTCTGAATGGTGCGATGGGCTCGATGGGCTACGCACTCCCTGCCTCAATTGGTGCATGTGTTGCAAATGGTAAAGAACGGGTGTTTTGTATCGAGGGTGACGGCAGTATCATGATGAATGTGCAGGAACTCCAGACAATCGCGACGAACCGTTTACCGATTGTCCTCTTTGTGCTCAATAATGAGGGGTATCATCAGATTCGGCAAACGCAGAGCAATGTGTTTGCGGGACACTCATTTGTAGGGGTTGGTCCTGCGAGCGGTGATCTTGGTTTTCCTGATTTTGAAAGGCTTGCCGCTGCATTTGGGTTGCCGTACGATTGCATCGGGACAAATGAGGGGCTTGCGGATCATGTCAAGAAAGTTCTTGCGACCGACGGACCGCTGCTCTGCGAGGTCATCGTCAGCACGGATCAGCCGTTTGAGCCGAAATCCGCGACAAAACGACTCGCGGACGGCTCGCTCTTTTCGCCCCCCCTGGAGGATATGGCACCATTTCTCTCGCGTGAGGAACTCGCGGAAAATATGATTATTCCGCTCGTCGAGGAGCGGTCGACAAGAAAGAGTGAAAAGAAATGA